From one Ignavibacteriales bacterium genomic stretch:
- a CDS encoding P-II family nitrogen regulator → MKKIEAIIRPHKLDEVHNALLESGFTGLTVTEVRGYGRQKGHREIYRGSEYNIEFVPKLKLELVCEDDKTELAISTIITTSKTGEVGDGKIFVLNVEETIRIRTEESGVSAI, encoded by the coding sequence ATGAAAAAAATAGAGGCGATAATAAGACCCCACAAATTAGATGAGGTGCATAATGCTTTGCTCGAATCTGGATTTACAGGATTAACTGTAACGGAAGTTAGGGGATATGGGCGACAAAAAGGACACAGAGAAATTTATCGTGGTTCTGAATACAACATTGAATTTGTACCAAAACTAAAATTAGAACTTGTTTGCGAGGATGATAAAACCGAGCTGGCTATTTCAACAATTATCACCACCTCTAAAACCGGGGAAGTTGGTGATGGAAAAATCTTTGTCCTTAATGTTGAAGAAACTATTAGAATTAGAACCGAAGAGTCCGGTGTAAGTGCAATATAA